The Bombus affinis isolate iyBomAffi1 chromosome 17, iyBomAffi1.2, whole genome shotgun sequence genome includes a region encoding these proteins:
- the LOC126925998 gene encoding phosphoribosyl pyrophosphate synthase-associated protein 2, whose translation MDKPVSSDIVLIAGNSHPELANLIANRLGVKHGGCSVYHKSNRETMVEIGDSVRSKDLYIIQTGTKDVNNNIMELLIMAYACKTSSAKNIVGVIPYLPYSKQCKMRKRGCIVSKLLAKMLCKSGLTHIITMDLHQKEIQGFFDVPVDNLRASPFLLQYIQESIPDYHNSVIVARNPGSAKKATSYAERLRLGIAVIHGEQREAESDMNDGRYSPPALASRTMEVGVGVPMHPAKEKPPINVVGEVGGRIAIMVDDMIDDVQSYVAAAEVLKERGAYKIYVLATHGLLSSDAPRLIEESPIDEVVVTNTVPHDVQKMQCPKIKTVDISILLAEAIRRIHNKESMSYLFKNVSLED comes from the exons ATGGACAAACCTGTATCTTCTGATATTGTACTCATTGCGGGCAATTCCCATCCAGAATTGGCCAATCTTATTGCCAA TCGATTAGGTGTTAAACACGGAGGATGTTCTGTGTATCATAAATCGAACCGTGAAACTATGGTTGAAATTGGTGATTCTGTACGTAGCAAAGACCTCTATATTATTCAAACGGGAACAAAAGATGTAAACAATAACATAATGGAACTTTTGATTATGGCATATGCATGCAAAACTTCTTCTGCAAAGAATATTGTTGGTGTAATTCCATATTTGCCTTATTCTAAGCAATGCAAAATGCGTAAACGAGGTTGTATAGTTTCTAAATTGTTAGCAAAGATGCTTTGTAAGAGTGGTTTAACACATATAATTACAATGGATTTGCACCAGAAGGAAATACAAGGATTTTTTGATGTACCAGTGGATAATTTGCGTGCTAGTCCgtttttattacaatatattCAAGAATCT ataccAGATTATCACAATTCAGTGATAGTTGCGAGAAATCCTGGTAGTGCAAAGAAAGCAACTAGCTATGCAGAAAGATTACGTTTAGGAATAGCAGTCATTCATGGAGAACAGCGAGAGGCAGAGTCAGATATGAATGACGGACGTTATTCTCCACCTGCATTGGCCTCACGAACAATGGAAGTTGGCGTTGGTGTGCCAATGCATCCTGCAAAAGAAAAGCCTCCAATTAATGTAGTGGGGGAGGTAGGCGGACGCATAGCTATTATGGTG GATGATATGATAGACGATGTTCAATCTTATGTAGCTGCAGCAGAAGTTCTTAAAGAAAGAGGAGCATATAAAATTTATGTTCTAGCTACGCATGGACTTTTAAGTTCTGATGCACCAAGATTAATAGAAGAATCTCCAATTGATGAG GTCGTTGTTACAAATACTGTTCCTCATGACGTCCAAAAGATGCAGTGTCCGAAAATAAAAACTGTTGATATCAGTATTTTGCTGGCAGAGGCTATTAGACGTATTCATAATAAAGAATCCATGTCATACTTGTTTAAAAATGTCTCTTTGGAAGATTAA
- the LOC126925987 gene encoding dynein axonemal assembly factor 5 isoform X1, with amino-acid sequence MSVETANNEFTRICVMLQSEVKKRRIQGLKEVFTLLELQQSENETVKLWDIINKYLLRILNDSVEECRDRTLEIIKLFIINLAPNDKYIMHLLPILSKRLGSSEQIETSEEVRLKCITLLKIIVLKYENLLALYIDDLTKILVQSLADNYPLVKRESCDCISEFAKNLSRYFYAQSQNFVKPILNNFTHQHHRIRIASIKTIGDLIQYGNSKSIEEVATPMAERLFDQNGLVRKAVIEVAGYWHLNLKDRYNWWHKILPLLLTGLHDELEEIRQKAGNFWDAAGQLYVEENQNDEKLKNKLDFLTKDRDHYPNVIRPNLGCRVIAQQCFSKLINGICLELGDWIADIRVRSAQLLCVFILNIEEDIIQHIGKLLPPMYRACNDEDNRVVENVERAAEYLGYFVPPKIYCHLIIPTIEDAPSVGHLKVFSAVLKGSEQCTLLPLLEDIGKFLQQSHICQSKKGAYQKEILSCCSSLLLACKMDCKLISKELFIIIFTVLSMTQENLINLKAQELLSILASINSLDNVGELYHKYIGQLFSTFSDYKSWSIHDPESQIFCACLTYAKQTFAYNMNIILPVLKQTLTDDADPELRLKHFILLSEYFNQGPSNEIMDIKFSSQFLEDCILPGLIWTAGRTAEAIRTAAVTCLCSFLNKYEKDSAMERITNHDEENICLIFDQIIPVLISLADDNSKTSRFYSLQAMYLIMCIRKQFDHLTEEYIHKIYPILLKRLDDGCDDVRVISLEALTEVWSAIPKDYDIQFNKGHVDTLYTTIIIYLDDPDSKFQNIVLDKLKELAKVHPELLYQKLQKCKTNFRNQRDMETLIEHCQFILTNE; translated from the exons ATGTCTGTGGAAACTGCAAATAATGAATTTACTAGAATTTGTGTTATGTTGCAATCGGAAGTAAAAAAGCGACGAATACAAGGTTTGAAGGAAGTTTTCACTTTGTTAGAATTACAGCAATCTGAGAATGAAACCGTAAAATTATgggatattataaataaatatctgtTGAGAATTTTAAATGATTCTGTAGAAGAATGTCGTGATCGAACACTGGAGATTATCaagttatttataattaatttagcACCGAATGATAAGTATATTATGCATTTACTCCCAATTTTATCCAAGAGATTAGGTTCTTCTGAGCAAATAGAAACTTCAGAGGAAGTTCGACTGAagtgtattacgttattaaaaataattgtattgAAATACGAAAACTTATTAGCATTATACATTGATGATTTAACAAAAATCTTAGTACAAAGTCTAGCGGACAATTATCCACTTGTTAAAAGAGAAAGCTGTGATTGTATATCTGAATTTGCAAAGAATTTGTCAAGATATTTCTACGCACAGTCGCAAAACTTTGTAAAACCAATTCTAAATAACTTTACACACCAACATCATAGAATTAGAATCGCTTCTATTAAAACAATAGGAGATTTAATCCAATATGGAAATAGTAAATCTATAGAAGAAGTAGCTACACCTATGGCAGAAAGGTTGTTTGATCAGAATGGTCTTGTTAGAAAAG CTGTAATAGAAGTAGCAGGTTATTGGCATCTAAATCTAAAAGATCGATATAACTGGTGGCATAAAATTCTTCCACTACTTTTAACGGGTCTACATGATGAATTAGAAGAAATTAGACAGAAAGCTGGCAATTTCTGGGATGCTGCGGGACAATTGTATGTAGAAGAAAACCAGAAtgatgaaaaattgaaaaacaaactgGACTTTCTTACCAAAGATCGTGATCATTACCCTAATG TTATTAGACCAAACTTAGGATGTCGTGTGATAGCACAACAATGCTTCAGTAAATTGATAAATGGAATTTGTTTGGAATTAGGAGATTGGATTGCAGACATACGAGTACGATCTGCACAATTACTTTgtgtatttattttaaacatagAAGAAGATATAATACAGCATATTGGAAAACTCTTACCTCCTATGTATCG tgCTTGTAATGATGAAGATAACAGGGTTGTAGAAAATGTAGAAAGAGCTGCAGAATATTTAGGATATTTTGTACCTCCAAAAATCTATTGTCATTTGATAATCCCTACTATTGAAGACGCTCCATCCGTAGGTCATTTAAAAGTATTTTCTGCAGTTTTAAAAGGTAGTGAACAGTGTACACTTCTTCCATTATTAGAAGATATTGGAAAATTCTTACAACAATCGCATATCTGTCAAAGTAAAAAAGGAGCATATCAAAAAGAAATACTTTCTTGTTGTTCTTCTTTACTTTTAGCATGCAAAATg GATTGCAAACTTATATCAAaggaattatttataataatattcaccGTTTTATCTATGACACaagaaaatttgataaatttaaaaGCACAAGAATTACTAAGCATACTTGCTAGCATTAATTCACTTGATAATGTCGGAGAGTTATATCATAAATACATTGGCCAATTATTTTCAACATTTTCTGACTATAAATCATGGTCAATTCATGATCCAGAATCTCAAATTTTTTGTGCATGTTTAACTTATGCTAAGCAAACTTTTGCTTATAATATGAACATTATTTTACCAGTTCTAAAACAAACTCTGACGGATGATGCAGATCCTGAATTGAGActgaaacattttattttattatcagaATATTTTAATCAAGGACCTTCAAATGAGATTATGGATATAAAATTTTCTAGTCAATTTTTGGAAGATTGTATACTTCCTGGATTGATTTGGACAGCAGGAAGGACTGCTGAAGCTATACGTACCGCTGCAGTAACTTGTTTATGttcgtttttaaataaatatgaaaaagaCTCTGCTATGGAGAGAATTACAAATCATGATgaagaaaatatttgtttaatatttgaTCAAATAATTCCTGTCTTAATTAGTCTTGCAGATGATAATTCTAAAACAAGTAGATTTTATTCTTTGCAAGCTATGTATTTAATAATGTGTATCCGGAAGCAGTTTGATCACCTCACGGAAGAatacatacataaaatatatccaATACTTTTGAAAAGACTTGATGATGGATGTGACGATGTTAGAGTAATATCATTAGAAGCTCTAACAGAAGTTTGGAGCGCAATACCTAAGGATTATGACATACAGTTTAATAAAGGACATGTAGATACTTTGTATACcacaattataatatatttggaTGATCCGGACagcaaatttcaaaatattgtattag ATAAATTAAAGGAATTGGCTAAAGTGCATCCAGAATTATTATATCAGAAACTTCAGAAATGTAAGACAAATTTTAGAAATCAAAGGGATATGGAAACATTAATAGAACACTGTCAATTTA TTTTAACCAATGAgtaa
- the LOC126925987 gene encoding dynein axonemal assembly factor 5 isoform X2, whose protein sequence is MSVETANNEFTRICVMLQSEVKKRRIQGLKEVFTLLELQQSENETVKLWDIINKYLLRILNDSVEECRDRTLEIIKLFIINLAPNDKYIMHLLPILSKRLGSSEQIETSEEVRLKCITLLKIIVLKYENLLALYIDDLTKILVQSLADNYPLVKRESCDCISEFAKNLSRYFYAQSQNFVKPILNNFTHQHHRIRIASIKTIGDLIQYGNSKSIEEVATPMAERLFDQNGLVRKEVAGYWHLNLKDRYNWWHKILPLLLTGLHDELEEIRQKAGNFWDAAGQLYVEENQNDEKLKNKLDFLTKDRDHYPNVIRPNLGCRVIAQQCFSKLINGICLELGDWIADIRVRSAQLLCVFILNIEEDIIQHIGKLLPPMYRACNDEDNRVVENVERAAEYLGYFVPPKIYCHLIIPTIEDAPSVGHLKVFSAVLKGSEQCTLLPLLEDIGKFLQQSHICQSKKGAYQKEILSCCSSLLLACKMDCKLISKELFIIIFTVLSMTQENLINLKAQELLSILASINSLDNVGELYHKYIGQLFSTFSDYKSWSIHDPESQIFCACLTYAKQTFAYNMNIILPVLKQTLTDDADPELRLKHFILLSEYFNQGPSNEIMDIKFSSQFLEDCILPGLIWTAGRTAEAIRTAAVTCLCSFLNKYEKDSAMERITNHDEENICLIFDQIIPVLISLADDNSKTSRFYSLQAMYLIMCIRKQFDHLTEEYIHKIYPILLKRLDDGCDDVRVISLEALTEVWSAIPKDYDIQFNKGHVDTLYTTIIIYLDDPDSKFQNIVLDKLKELAKVHPELLYQKLQKCKTNFRNQRDMETLIEHCQFILTNK, encoded by the exons ATGTCTGTGGAAACTGCAAATAATGAATTTACTAGAATTTGTGTTATGTTGCAATCGGAAGTAAAAAAGCGACGAATACAAGGTTTGAAGGAAGTTTTCACTTTGTTAGAATTACAGCAATCTGAGAATGAAACCGTAAAATTATgggatattataaataaatatctgtTGAGAATTTTAAATGATTCTGTAGAAGAATGTCGTGATCGAACACTGGAGATTATCaagttatttataattaatttagcACCGAATGATAAGTATATTATGCATTTACTCCCAATTTTATCCAAGAGATTAGGTTCTTCTGAGCAAATAGAAACTTCAGAGGAAGTTCGACTGAagtgtattacgttattaaaaataattgtattgAAATACGAAAACTTATTAGCATTATACATTGATGATTTAACAAAAATCTTAGTACAAAGTCTAGCGGACAATTATCCACTTGTTAAAAGAGAAAGCTGTGATTGTATATCTGAATTTGCAAAGAATTTGTCAAGATATTTCTACGCACAGTCGCAAAACTTTGTAAAACCAATTCTAAATAACTTTACACACCAACATCATAGAATTAGAATCGCTTCTATTAAAACAATAGGAGATTTAATCCAATATGGAAATAGTAAATCTATAGAAGAAGTAGCTACACCTATGGCAGAAAGGTTGTTTGATCAGAATGGTCTTGTTAGAAAAG AAGTAGCAGGTTATTGGCATCTAAATCTAAAAGATCGATATAACTGGTGGCATAAAATTCTTCCACTACTTTTAACGGGTCTACATGATGAATTAGAAGAAATTAGACAGAAAGCTGGCAATTTCTGGGATGCTGCGGGACAATTGTATGTAGAAGAAAACCAGAAtgatgaaaaattgaaaaacaaactgGACTTTCTTACCAAAGATCGTGATCATTACCCTAATG TTATTAGACCAAACTTAGGATGTCGTGTGATAGCACAACAATGCTTCAGTAAATTGATAAATGGAATTTGTTTGGAATTAGGAGATTGGATTGCAGACATACGAGTACGATCTGCACAATTACTTTgtgtatttattttaaacatagAAGAAGATATAATACAGCATATTGGAAAACTCTTACCTCCTATGTATCG tgCTTGTAATGATGAAGATAACAGGGTTGTAGAAAATGTAGAAAGAGCTGCAGAATATTTAGGATATTTTGTACCTCCAAAAATCTATTGTCATTTGATAATCCCTACTATTGAAGACGCTCCATCCGTAGGTCATTTAAAAGTATTTTCTGCAGTTTTAAAAGGTAGTGAACAGTGTACACTTCTTCCATTATTAGAAGATATTGGAAAATTCTTACAACAATCGCATATCTGTCAAAGTAAAAAAGGAGCATATCAAAAAGAAATACTTTCTTGTTGTTCTTCTTTACTTTTAGCATGCAAAATg GATTGCAAACTTATATCAAaggaattatttataataatattcaccGTTTTATCTATGACACaagaaaatttgataaatttaaaaGCACAAGAATTACTAAGCATACTTGCTAGCATTAATTCACTTGATAATGTCGGAGAGTTATATCATAAATACATTGGCCAATTATTTTCAACATTTTCTGACTATAAATCATGGTCAATTCATGATCCAGAATCTCAAATTTTTTGTGCATGTTTAACTTATGCTAAGCAAACTTTTGCTTATAATATGAACATTATTTTACCAGTTCTAAAACAAACTCTGACGGATGATGCAGATCCTGAATTGAGActgaaacattttattttattatcagaATATTTTAATCAAGGACCTTCAAATGAGATTATGGATATAAAATTTTCTAGTCAATTTTTGGAAGATTGTATACTTCCTGGATTGATTTGGACAGCAGGAAGGACTGCTGAAGCTATACGTACCGCTGCAGTAACTTGTTTATGttcgtttttaaataaatatgaaaaagaCTCTGCTATGGAGAGAATTACAAATCATGATgaagaaaatatttgtttaatatttgaTCAAATAATTCCTGTCTTAATTAGTCTTGCAGATGATAATTCTAAAACAAGTAGATTTTATTCTTTGCAAGCTATGTATTTAATAATGTGTATCCGGAAGCAGTTTGATCACCTCACGGAAGAatacatacataaaatatatccaATACTTTTGAAAAGACTTGATGATGGATGTGACGATGTTAGAGTAATATCATTAGAAGCTCTAACAGAAGTTTGGAGCGCAATACCTAAGGATTATGACATACAGTTTAATAAAGGACATGTAGATACTTTGTATACcacaattataatatatttggaTGATCCGGACagcaaatttcaaaatattgtattag ATAAATTAAAGGAATTGGCTAAAGTGCATCCAGAATTATTATATCAGAAACTTCAGAAATGTAAGACAAATTTTAGAAATCAAAGGGATATGGAAACATTAATAGAACACTGTCAATTTATTttaaccaataaataa